In Oryza brachyantha chromosome 1, ObraRS2, whole genome shotgun sequence, the following are encoded in one genomic region:
- the LOC107305056 gene encoding transcription repressor MYB5-like, producing MKRKRPARRGGTGTDHEEAAAAAAAPPLKRGPWTPEEDEVLARFVAREGCERWRTLPRRAGLLRCGKSCRLRWMNYLRPDIKRSPITGDEEDLILRLHRLLGNRWSLIAGRLPGRTDNEIKNYWNTHLSRKLIAQGIDPRTHKPLTAPAAVTPPKTAVPAKPPPARPSSPAPAGIGCGDDGRARPADVGGDFAAMVSAADAAEGFRGFGDQLRGEDAARGGFDDMGSASAMAGDDEFTSFLNSLINDEQFLDCFVIEGNDHEHGNGEIGQGNAAE from the exons atgaagcggaagcggccggcgcggcgtggtGGTACTGGTACTGATCATGAGGAggccgcggcagcggcggcggcgccgccgctgaagCGGGGGCCGTGGACGcccgaggaggacgaggtgCTGGCGCGGTTCGTGGCGCGGGAGGGGTGCGAGAGGTGGCGCACGCTGCCGCGGCGCGCCGGGCTGCTGCGCTGCGGCAAGAGCTGCCGCCTCCGGTGGATGAACTACCTCCGGCCCGACATCAAGCGCAGCCCCatcaccggcgacgaggaggacctcatcctccgcctccaccgcctcctcggCAACCG GTGGTCGCTGATCGCCGGGAGGCTGCCGGGGCGCACGGACAACGAGATCAAGAACTACTGGAACACGCACCTTAGCAGGAAGCTCATCGCGCAGGGCATCGACCCGCGGACGCACAAGCCGCTGACAGCACCCGCCGCCGTCACTCCTCCCAAGACGGCGGTGCCGGccaagccgccgccagcgcgaccatcctcgccggcgcccgctGGCATCGGGTGCGGCGACGACGGTCGTGCCCGACCGGCCGACGTTGGCGGCGACTTTGCAGCGATGGTGAGTGCCGCCGATGCTGCTGAGGGCTTCAGAGGATTTGGCGATCAGCTCCGTGGCGAGGATGCAGCTCGTGGTGGCTTCGACGACATGGGTTCCGCTTCCGCCATGGCGGGTGACGACGAGTTCACCTCGTTTCTGAATTCTTTGATCAACGACGAGCAGTTCCTCGATTGCTTTGTCATCGAGGGTAATGATCACGAGCATGGCAATGGTGAGATTGGCCAGGGAAACGCTGCAGAATAA